A single window of Granulicella mallensis MP5ACTX8 DNA harbors:
- a CDS encoding deoxyribodipyrimidine photo-lyase has protein sequence MKSAQEQDAEHARIAEAFARDESLSKELRALADDARVTVRRAGAPAKGKCVVYWMQRAQRGRDNHALDKAIEVANVLGLPCVAYFAGIKNFPHANLRHYAFLNQGLPDIEEDCAARGVGFVMRRAPEEDHERFFADVDAAMVIGDENPMREPERWRAKLAKSLRVPFWTVDADVIVPSKLLEKAQFSAGVARPRLYRALPEFLHDYENPAALKVWRKPRGLHTDDIREDMTRGWKDFDRSVLPVAAWQGGHHAAMKRLHLFCGQMLETYDRDRNHPELDGSSKLSPYLHFGHLGPLTIALALNAQVKRQPKLAAARDSYFNELIVWRELAVNFVRYQPEYDSPGCADNWARATIAEHDRDEREVLYTLAQLEGARTHDELWNAAQLQMVRYGWMHNYLRMYWAKKIVEWTRNTATAMKWAIYLNDRYFLDGRDPNGYAGVAWAVLGKFDRAWGERPVFGKRRYMSGASTGRKFDAEKYKEQMNALPE, from the coding sequence TTGAAGAGTGCACAGGAGCAGGATGCAGAGCACGCAAGAATCGCCGAAGCGTTTGCGCGAGATGAGAGCCTATCGAAAGAGCTGCGCGCCCTGGCCGATGATGCGCGGGTAACGGTCCGGCGCGCGGGTGCTCCGGCAAAGGGGAAATGCGTCGTCTACTGGATGCAGCGGGCACAGCGCGGGCGCGATAATCACGCACTCGACAAAGCCATCGAGGTCGCGAACGTGTTGGGACTGCCGTGCGTCGCGTACTTCGCGGGGATCAAAAACTTTCCCCATGCGAACCTACGGCACTATGCGTTCCTCAACCAAGGCTTGCCCGATATAGAAGAGGACTGCGCGGCGCGTGGTGTGGGTTTCGTGATGCGTCGCGCTCCTGAGGAAGATCACGAGCGTTTCTTCGCGGATGTGGACGCCGCGATGGTGATTGGCGACGAGAACCCGATGCGCGAGCCGGAGCGATGGCGCGCCAAGCTAGCGAAGAGCCTGCGCGTTCCCTTCTGGACGGTGGACGCGGACGTGATCGTGCCGTCGAAGCTGCTGGAGAAGGCGCAGTTCAGCGCGGGCGTCGCGCGTCCCCGGCTGTATCGCGCACTGCCGGAGTTTTTGCACGACTATGAGAATCCAGCGGCACTAAAGGTCTGGCGAAAACCGCGCGGACTGCACACCGACGACATACGCGAGGACATGACCCGCGGGTGGAAGGACTTCGACCGCTCCGTTCTTCCGGTTGCCGCCTGGCAGGGAGGTCACCACGCGGCGATGAAGCGTTTGCACCTCTTCTGCGGCCAGATGCTGGAGACCTATGACCGCGACCGCAATCACCCGGAGCTCGATGGTTCGAGCAAGCTGAGCCCGTATCTGCACTTCGGGCACCTCGGCCCTCTGACGATTGCGCTCGCGCTGAACGCACAGGTGAAGCGTCAACCGAAGCTGGCCGCCGCGCGCGATAGCTACTTCAACGAACTGATCGTGTGGCGTGAACTGGCGGTGAACTTCGTGCGCTACCAGCCGGAGTACGACTCGCCTGGATGCGCCGATAACTGGGCCCGCGCGACGATCGCCGAGCATGATCGCGATGAACGCGAGGTGCTCTACACGCTCGCGCAGCTCGAGGGCGCTCGCACTCACGACGAGCTATGGAACGCCGCACAGTTGCAGATGGTGCGCTACGGTTGGATGCACAACTATCTGCGCATGTACTGGGCCAAGAAGATCGTGGAGTGGACGCGCAACACCGCGACGGCGATGAAGTGGGCCATCTATTTGAATGACCGGTATTTTCTGGATGGCCGCGACCCGAACGGATATGCAGGTGTGGCATGGGCCGTGCTGGGCAAGTTCGACCGTGCCTGGGGCGAGCGTCCCGTGTTCGGCAA